TGAGCAGATTTTCAACGAATATACATCGCTTAACCTCCGCTATCCGCCGCGCTTTACGCAAGTGAGTACAGCCGGGCAGGCTATGGAAGAGCTTCGGGCCAACCGTTATGAACTGATCATTTGCATGCCGAACATGGATAACCACGAGATCTTTGCCCAGGCGAAGGTTATCAAGCACAAGTTTCCTTATATCCCTATTGTGTTGCTTACCCCTTTTTCAAAATCGGTTACGCGCGTGCTCGAGAGAGAAGATGTCTCGGGAATGGACTATGTTTTCAGCTGGCTGGGAAATGCTGATTTGTTGCTGGCCATCATTAAACTGATAGAGGACAGTATGAACGTTGAAAGCGATGTGAAAACGGTTGGTGTGCAGACCATTATGCTGGTGGAGGATTCCGTCCGCTTTTATTCGTCGGCGTTGCCTCTGCTCTACAAATATGTGCTCAACGAGTCGAAAGAGTTCTCCAAGGAGGCACTCAACGATCACCTGCGTATGATGCGTATGCGTGGACGACCAAAAATCTTGCTGGCGAGGAATTATGAGGAGGCAGTCAGCCTTTACAAAAAGTACGGCGATAATATGTTGGGTGTTATCTCGGATATCAGCTTCAGCCGTGAGGGTAAAAAAGACAAGTTGGCGGGAAGAGTGTTGGGTGAATGGATCCGTAAGAAGAATAAATACATCCCGATCATTTACGCGTCATCGGAATCTGAAAACAGGGAATACGCTGCACTGGTGGATGCCAAATTCATCGATAAAAATTCAAAGACCTTTCCTCAGGATTTTCATAAAGCTGTAAAAGATAACCTGGGATTCGGTGATTTTATTATTATTGCTCCTAAATCCAAGGAGGAGATTTTCCGGATCAAAAACCTGAAGGAACTGCAGTTGAATATTCGTCAGATTCCCGATGATTCTTTGTATTATCACCTTTCGAGGAACCATTTCTCGCGGTTTTTCTATACACGTGCCATGTTCCCTGTGGCGGAAATGCTGAAGAAGATTGATGTGTCGGCTTATGCCAAGATGGACGATGCGCGCGAGCTTATCTATCAGGCAATCGTAGAGTATAGGCGGATGAAAAACACGGGTGTGGTTGCGGTATTCGAAAAGGACAGGTTCGATAAATACTCCAACTTTGCCCGTATCGGTGACGGTTCATTGGGGGGGAAAGGTCGCGGGCTGGCTTTCATCGGCCATATCGTGAAGACACATCTGGAACTGAACAGTTATGAGAATTTCCCGGTAACGACACCCAAGACAGTGGTATTGTGTACCGATATCTTCGATGAATTTATGGAAGCCAACAGGCTTTACGAGATTGCGCTTTCTCCCCGTCCCGATGAGGATATCCTCAAGCATTTCCTGGCGGCAAAACTCCCCAAGCGTCTGGTCAGCGATTTTCTGGTTTTTTTTGATGCCATCTCCACACCCATTGCCATTCGTTCTTCGAGTATGCTTGAAGATTCACAGTATCAGCCTTTTGCTGGCATATATTCAACGTATATGATTCCTTACGTAAACGATAAATACGAAATGGTCCGCCTGTTGAGTAATGCTGTCAAGGCGGTATACGCTTCGGTGTTTTATAAAGACAGTAAGGCTTATATGACTGCCACCCAGAACCTTATCGATCAGGAGAAGATGGCGATTGTGTTGCAGGAAGTAGTAGGTGGTGAGTATGGGAATTTGTTTTATCCGGCAGTTTCCGGAGTTGCCCGTTCCATTAACTATTATCCTATAGGCAACGAAAAGACGGAAGACGGTATTGTGAACATGGCCATGGGCTTGGGAAAATACATTATGGACGGATACCAGGGACTACGTTTTTCCCCGTTGCATCCTAAAAATATATTGCAGTTAAGTTCACTGGACACTGCTTTGAGAGATACACAAACGCAGTTTTATGCACTCGACCTGGAGTCGATGTCAAAAGATTTCACGATCGATGACAGTTTTAATCTGCAAAAAATACGCATACAGCAAGCAGGGGCAAACAGCCCGTTACGGTATGTCTGTTCAACGTATGATCCTGATGATCAAATTATCCGTGACGGATTTTATGAAGGGGGAAGAAAAGTCGTTTCGTTCGCCAATATGTTGAAGCACGATACACTGCCCCTCGCAGAGACATTGGACAAAGTGTTGAAAGTAGGGCAGCAGGAGATGGGACGGCCGGTAGAAATAGAGTTTGCTGTGAATATAAAGAGTCAGCAGGAAGCCGAGTTTTTCGTATTGCAAATCCGTCCGATTGTAGACAATAAGGAAGTCGTAAACGAAGACCTGGAAAATATTGACAAATCCGAGACAGTGCTTTATTCACGAAATGCTCTTGGAAACGGGATATCTACCGATGTTTCCGATGTGGTTTATGTGAAAACGAAGCATTTTTCAGCAGCCAATAATCCTGCAATAGCCCGGGAGATTGAAAAAGTAAATATCCGTTTCAGCGAGGCGGACAAGAACTACGTGCTGGTAGGTCCCGGGCGGTGGGGATCGTCAGACCCGTGGCTGGGGATTCCGGTCAAATGGGCCCACATAAGCCAGGCACGCGTAATTGTGGAGTCGGGATTGGAGAATTACCGGATCGAGCCGAGTCAGGGTACTCATTTCTTTCAAAACCTCACCTCGTTTGGCGTGGGCTATTTCACGATTAACTCCTTTTCCCAGCAAGACGGTTTTTTTGACGAGGATTTTCTTGATTCGCAACCTGCTGTCTATGAGACGGATTTTATACGCCATGTCTGTTTCGACCAACCATTGCCTATAAAAATCAGTGGAAAGAAAAAAATAGGAGTAGTCCTGAAACCGTGATTCTTTACCTGAAGTAGAAGTGTAGGAAGATATGATTTAACAAAAAATAACACAGTTTTGTGTTCACTTTTTTACGTTTTTACATCTATATAATTGAACTTTATCGTGTCCTGCTGTTTTAGTGAACGAGGGTGAACACGGTTGGCAAAGCATCATCAGTAGACAATTTGGCTGAATGAGCAATATGCGAAACTTGAATTAATAATTTTAGTCGTATGAAAAAACTTTTATCGATTGCAGCGGTAGTGATCTTTTTTCTTTCACTGCAAGCGCAGAACCAACAAACTATGAATTACGATCAGGCCTGGAAAAAAGTGACCGAACTGGAACAAAAATCCCTTCCTCAATCAGCATCGGAACGGGTGAATCAGATCCTGCGAAAAGCCATTGCTGAAAAGAACAGCCCTCAAACCATCAAAGCCCTCATTCACCAGGGTAAATACAATTTGGCGGTGGATGCAGAAGAGGATACCTTGATTTTCCGCCACCTGACTGATATGTTGGGTAAGTCTACGGACCCGGTAGAAAGATCGGTGTTGCATTCCATGCTCGGCGAACTCTACCTGCAGTATTACCAAAAAGACCGTTGGATTATTAACGAACGTACAGCGATCAGTGGATTTGTTCCAACAGATATGAAAGAGTGGTCAAAGAACAATTTCTACGATAAAGTGGTGGAGCATCTCAACGCATCCATCGAGTCTTACAGCTCACTCGAAAAGGCAGAGGTTCAGTCCTATGGGCCCATTGTTACCTTTGGGAAAGATTCGCGTCATTTTTATCCCACGATGTATGACTTTTTAGCGCTTCGTGCTATTGAGCTTTTCAGTCAGGTAGGTGAAGATATGGACCTGAGCCGTTCGCTGGCGAAGAAAAAAATTGCGCTGTCGTCGTTGTTTGCCCCGGCCGGTGAGTTTGGGAAACTGAATTTTGATCCACAACCCGGAGAATATAACCTTTGGGCGTTGGAAACCTATAAAAAACTGCTTGTTTCCTTATCCAAAAGAGATTTAAACACTTCTGTAGTGCTTGCGGAACTCGATAAAACCGGCTATCTTGCCAAGCTGCGCAACGCCCACCAACAGTACGCTTTCTCTTCATTGCAATCGATGTTGAAGGAATGGGGAAATGACCCGGTGAGCTTGGAGATCGTGGACAAAATGGCGGATATTTATACGACACAAATCGAGGGATTTACACAACAGGACAGCCTTAAAAGAACGGAAAAAACAAAGGAATTGTATGATTTGTTGCACAAGACCATTCAAGCGTTTCCCAATAATGAACGTACCTCTATTCTGGA
This portion of the Petrimonas sulfuriphila genome encodes:
- a CDS encoding phosphoenolpyruvate synthase, whose protein sequence is MNLSTSPSVIKAHDISRFQFRDTPFVKLMNKRIYNVLFIASQYDMFILEDDGRVDEQIFNEYTSLNLRYPPRFTQVSTAGQAMEELRANRYELIICMPNMDNHEIFAQAKVIKHKFPYIPIVLLTPFSKSVTRVLEREDVSGMDYVFSWLGNADLLLAIIKLIEDSMNVESDVKTVGVQTIMLVEDSVRFYSSALPLLYKYVLNESKEFSKEALNDHLRMMRMRGRPKILLARNYEEAVSLYKKYGDNMLGVISDISFSREGKKDKLAGRVLGEWIRKKNKYIPIIYASSESENREYAALVDAKFIDKNSKTFPQDFHKAVKDNLGFGDFIIIAPKSKEEIFRIKNLKELQLNIRQIPDDSLYYHLSRNHFSRFFYTRAMFPVAEMLKKIDVSAYAKMDDARELIYQAIVEYRRMKNTGVVAVFEKDRFDKYSNFARIGDGSLGGKGRGLAFIGHIVKTHLELNSYENFPVTTPKTVVLCTDIFDEFMEANRLYEIALSPRPDEDILKHFLAAKLPKRLVSDFLVFFDAISTPIAIRSSSMLEDSQYQPFAGIYSTYMIPYVNDKYEMVRLLSNAVKAVYASVFYKDSKAYMTATQNLIDQEKMAIVLQEVVGGEYGNLFYPAVSGVARSINYYPIGNEKTEDGIVNMAMGLGKYIMDGYQGLRFSPLHPKNILQLSSLDTALRDTQTQFYALDLESMSKDFTIDDSFNLQKIRIQQAGANSPLRYVCSTYDPDDQIIRDGFYEGGRKVVSFANMLKHDTLPLAETLDKVLKVGQQEMGRPVEIEFAVNIKSQQEAEFFVLQIRPIVDNKEVVNEDLENIDKSETVLYSRNALGNGISTDVSDVVYVKTKHFSAANNPAIAREIEKVNIRFSEADKNYVLVGPGRWGSSDPWLGIPVKWAHISQARVIVESGLENYRIEPSQGTHFFQNLTSFGVGYFTINSFSQQDGFFDEDFLDSQPAVYETDFIRHVCFDQPLPIKISGKKKIGVVLKP